A region from the Gavia stellata isolate bGavSte3 chromosome 2, bGavSte3.hap2, whole genome shotgun sequence genome encodes:
- the LOC104257325 gene encoding zinc finger protein 676-like, which produces MLASEVDFEQAGDVQDNKKMCSGKKFPENSRGSSSLPIIRNRSEVRLNSYKTNTVICKEELLFKSKTSHSQVQDDDAYHKFVENLKDTWPSNLSAFKTYRCQHCSYATTVHSDFKLHLKIHIDERPFVCKECNKTFKTSNHLQKHSLIHIRNGYEFGHCLYVDSCLENLELHREMHVGMCPERDVPSSEGSNSVHSFLGSEVCGVQRDVQRGKARDLLAQSQPRFYQCAECEYATYILSNLELHVRTHTGEKPYSCSVCQKKFRTSSHLKRHRVTHFNTEHLKCRNCDYSTNKWLSLKQHLASHSCEESSSTGCLYEQKQLPVKTYTCEECGYSTAHNGNLKPHLRIHTGEKPFKCGQCAVAFRTSSHLKRHLLTHLKLHCKRCRFSTVDKCAFQKHVKTHKKMYKCGTCNVTLPTKKLLEKHKQQHKLGV; this is translated from the coding sequence ATGCTGGCTTCAGAAGTAGACTTTGAGCAGGCAGGTGATGTGCAGGACAATAAGAAAATGTGCTCTGGAAAGAAATTCCCTGAAAACAGCCGTGGAAGCAGCAGCTTACCTATTATTAGGAATAGATCAGAAGTTCGTCTGAATTCGTACAAAACGAACACTGTCATTTGCAAAGAGGAACTTCTCTTCAAGTCAAAGACCTCTCATTCACAAGTTCAAGATGATGATGCATATCATAAATTTGTGGAAAACTTAAAGGATACATGGCCTTCCAATTTATCTGCATTCAAAACATACAGATGCCAACACTGCAGTTATGCTACCACTGTTCATAGCGACTTTAAGCtgcacttaaaaatacatatagatGAAAGACCATTTGTGTGTAAAGAATGCAATAAGACATTTAAAACATCAAACCATTTGCAGAAACACAGCCTTATTCACATAAGGAATGGATATGAGTTTGGCCATTGCCTCTATGTAGATAGCTGTTTAGAGAATCTTGAATTGCATCGTGAAATGCATGTAGGCATGTGTCCAGAAAGAGATGTTCCTTCCTCGGAAGGTTCAAACAGTGTCCATTCCTTCCTTGGTTCGGAAGTCTGTGGAGTACAGCGAGATGTCCAGAGGGGCAAAGCACGTGATTTGCTAGCACAAAGTCAGCCACGATTCTATCAGTGTGCAGAGTGCGAGTACGCTACTTACATTTTAAGCAACCTTGAATTACATGTAAGAACTCACACAGGTGAGAAACCTTACAGCTGCAGCGTTTGTCAGAAGAAGTTTCGTACTTCCAGCCACCTGAAAAGACACAGAGTCACGCATTTTAATACGGAGCATCTCAAGTGCAGGAACTGTGACTATTCAACAAACAAATGGTTGTCCTTGAAACAGCATCTGGCTTCACACTCTTGTGAGGAAAGCTCATCTACTGGCTGTCTCTACGAACAAAAGCAGCTACCTGTCAAAACGTACACATGTGAAGAGTGTGGCTATTCCACAGCCCACAATGGAAACTTGAAGCCACATTTGAGAATTCATACAGGGGAGAAGCCGTTCAAGTGCGGTCAGTGCGCTGTTGCTTTCCGCACATCTAGCCACCTGAAGCGCCACTTACTGACTCATTTGAAGTTGCACTGCAAAAGGTGTAGATTTTCTACAGTAGATAAATGTGCTTTCCAAAAGCAtgtaaaaacacacaaaaaaatgtacAAGTGTGGAACGTGTAATGTGACGCTGCCTACCAAAAAACTTCTGGAAAAGCATAAGCAGCAACATAAGCTTGGAGTATAA